A stretch of Pempheris klunzingeri isolate RE-2024b chromosome 19, fPemKlu1.hap1, whole genome shotgun sequence DNA encodes these proteins:
- the prkab1a gene encoding 5'-AMP-activated protein kinase subunit beta-1a: protein MGNTSSERAAMGQGEKAQRRDSRGIKEGERPKILMDSPEDADIFHGEDMKAPLEKEEFLAWQQDLEAEDKGPTLDRPTVFRWTGDGKEVYLSGSFNNWANKIPLIRSQNTFVAIVDLPEGEHQYKFYVDGQWTHDPAEPVITSQLGTVNNIIQVKKTDFEVFDALMVDSQKCSDMSDLSSSPPGPYHQDAYVPKQEEKFKSPPILPPHLLQVILNKDTGISCDPALLPEPNHVMLNHLYALSIKDGVMVLSATHRYKKKYVTTLLYKPI, encoded by the exons ATGGGGAACACAAGCAGTGAGAGGGCTGCCATGGGCCAGGGGGAGAAGGCTCAGCGGAGGGACAGCCGAGGAAtcaaggagggagagaggccCAAAATCCTGATGGACAGCCCTGAGGATGCAGACATCTTTCATGGTGAAGATATGAAA GCTCCTTTAGAGAAAGAGGAGTTCCTTGCATGGCAGCAAGACTTAGAGGCGGAAGACAAAGGACCGACTTTAGACCGACCAACAGTCTTTCGCTGGACTGGAGATGGCAAGGAGGTCTACCTCTCTGGATCCTTCAACAACTGGGCCAACAAGATTCCCCTTATTAGAAG TCAGAACACCTTTGTGGCCATTGTCGATCTACCTGAAGGCGAGCATCAGTACAAGTTTTATGTGGATGGCCAGTGGACCCACGACCCAGCTGAG CCAGTTATAACCAGTCAGCTTGGGACAGTCAACAATATCATCCAGGTGAAGAAAACTGACTTTGAGGTGTTTGATGCTCTGATGGTAGACTCGCAGAAATGCTCTGACATGTCCG ACCTCTCCAGCTCCCCTCCCGGGCCATATCATCAGGATGCCTACGTTCCCAAACAGGAAGAGAAGTTTAAGTCTCCACCCATACTCCCACctcacctgctgcaggtcaTCCTCAACAAAGACACGGGGATTTCT TGTGACCCTGCATTACTCCCAGAACCCAACCATGTCATGCTCAACCACCTCTACGCTCTCTCTATTAAG GATGGAGTGATGGTGCTCAGCGCGACACATCGCTATAAGAAGAAGTATGTCACCACCTTACTATACAAGCCCATCTga
- the LOC139218984 gene encoding phospholipase A2-like: MNTLQALFLVATGLSVAQSLDNKALNQFRKMILCVMPDSWPVFDYADYGCYCGKGGSGTPVDDLDRCCQVHDKCYSDAMQHPECWPIIDNPYTEFYAYSCDKQTKKVTCGSNNTECEMFICECDRKAAECFSRSPWNPEHEHLPSDHCH, translated from the exons ATGAATACCCTCCAAGCTCTGTTTCTCGTAGCAACAGGCCTCTCTGTTG CCCAGTCCTTGGACAACAAGGCACTCAACCAGTTTAGAAAGATGATCCTGTGTGTGATGCCTGACAGCTGGCCAGTTTTCGACTACGCCGATTATGGCTGCTACTGTGGAAAGGGAGGCTCCGGCACACCTGTGGATGATTTGGATAG GTGCTGCCAAGTGCATGACAAGTGTTACAGTGATGCCATGCAACACCCTGAGTGCTGGCCCATCATCGACAATCCTTACACCGAGTTCTATGCCTACAGCTGTGACAAGCAAACTAAGAAGGTCACCTGTGGCA GCAACAACACCGAATGTGAGATGTTcatctgtgagtgtgacagGAAGGCCGCAGAGTGTTTTTCCAGATCACCGTGGAACCCCGAGCATGAGCACCTGCCCAGCGACCACTGTCACTAA
- the ppp1r3c2a gene encoding protein phosphatase 1 regulatory subunit 3C-B, whose translation MNCTRVLNALGSHPQPAVMPVDLAMCLSLRQRQPLYQLLSMSPLKPTEHRCQPAACPSRSSLRSPHQSSSPSHSSLPSSSMRSVLRSSFRRDGGGLSKKRVVFADAKGLALTAVRLFIPEPPPPAYTLVMIPSPAKLQGQQSTSDKLQRYKLRLGFLQPVLDFNAFLARLQEMCVQLVSCKISEHSLSGRVCVSHVSTEKAVHVKMTFDSWQSNHDIPCTFLQHKRCGGSEIDVFAFDISLPKNIDPNERVEFCVSFKPGPGTTPHWDDNRGQNYRVLMEKDGSNANQDNANRYHPTFSKHQPQSWPSQVAVSMQTSADLQRSLSSRVRAEWQSLCSAR comes from the exons ATGAATTGTACAAG AGTTCTCAATGCCTTGGGTAGTCACCCCCAGCCAGCTGTGATGCCAGTTGACCTTGCCATGTGCCTGAGCCTCAGGCAGCGTCAGCCTCTTTATCAACTGCTGTCCATGTCTCCTCTGAAACCTACGGAGCATCGTTGTCAGCCAGCCGCCTGTCCGTCAAGGTCCAGCCTTCGCTCTCCACATCAGTCCTCCTCGCCCTCCCACTCATCGCTGCCCTCCTCTTCCATGCGGTCAGTGCTCCGGAGCTCTTTCCGCAGGGACGGAGGAGGTCTGAGCAAGAAACGTGTCGTGTTTGCAGACGCCAAAGGATTGGCTCTCACTGCTGTGCGTCTCTTTATCCCGGAGCCTCCCCCCCCTGCTTATACTCTGGTGATGATACCATCTCCAGCCAAACTGCAAGGCCAACAGTCGACCTCAGACAAACTGCAGCGCTACAAGTTGCGGCTTGGCTTCCTACAGCCAGTGCTTGACTTTAACGCCTTCCTTGCACGTCTGCAGGAGATGTGTGTACAGCTGGTAAGCTGCAAAATTTCAGAGCACTCCTTGAgtggcagagtgtgtgtttcccaTGTCAGTACTGAGAAGGCTGTGCACGTAAAGATGACCTTTGACTCTTGGCAAAGCAATCATGACATTCCCTGCACATTCCTGCAGCACAAGCGCTGTGGGGGTTCTGAAATAGATGTTTTTGCCTTTGACATAAGCTTACCAAAGAACATAGATCCAAATGAGCGAGTCGAGTTCTGTGTGTCCTTCAAGCCTGGACCTGGCACAACACCTCACTGGGACGACAACAGGGGGCAGAACTACAGGGTGCTCATGGAGAAAGATGGATCAAATGCTAACCAAGACAACGCTAACCGCTATCACCCTACTTTCTCAAAACATCAGCCTCAGTCATGGCCTTCACAAGTGGCTGTCAGCATGCAGACCTCTGCTGATTTGCAGAGGAGTTTGTCAAGCAGAGTCAGAGCAGAGTGGCAAAGTCTGTGTTCAGCTAGGTAG